DNA sequence from the Halobacterium sp. DL1 genome:
GACACCGGACCAACCGTCGAACGGCGTTCTCGACTCCGTCGACAAGGTCGGCGCCGACCTCCCGACCACGGAGGCGTTCGTCCACGGCACCACGCTCGGCCTCAACGCTGTCCTCGAACGCGACGGCGCGCGCACGGGAATCATCACCAACGAGGGGTTCACCGACGTCCACGAGATCGGGCGCACGAACCTCGAACGCGACTCGATGTACGACATCAACTACCAGAAGCCCGAGTCGATGGTGCCCCGACGGCGACGCCTCGGCGTCCCCGGCCGCCTCGACGCGGACGGGGCGGTTGTCGAGGAACTCGACGAGGACGCGGTACGGGACGCCGCCGCGGAACTCGTTGAGGAACGCGACGTCGACGCCATCGCCATCTGTTTCCTCCACTCTTACCAGAACGGCCAGCACGAACGGGCGGCCGCCGACGTCGTTCGTGAAGCCCACCCGGACGTCAGCGTCTCCGTCTCCAGCGACATCACTGGCGAGTACCGCGAGTACGAGCGCACGAGCACCGCCGTCCTCGACAGCTACATCAAACCCATCTTCGAGAACTACGTCGACACGCTCGACGGCGCGCTCGCCGACGCCGGCTTCGAGGAATCCTTCTTCATCACGCGCTCGGGCGGGGGAACGCTCACGGCGGAGAGCGCGAAGACCGCGCCCGTCCACACCATCCTCTCGGGGCCCGCGGGCGGACTCATCGGCGCCTCTCAGGTCGGCTCCATCACCGGCCGCGACAACCTCATCACGGTCGACATGGGCGGCACGAGCCTCGACGCGGCGGTCGTCGAGGACGGATCGCCGGTCGTGAAGTACGACTCCACGCTCGAACACCAGCCGATGCTCATCCCGGTCTACGACATCCGCACCATCGGCGCGGGCGGTGGGTCTATCGCGTGGCTGGACGGCGACCTGCTGAAGGTCGGCCCGGAGAGCGCGGGTGCCGACCCCGGCCCCATCTGTTACGACAACGGGGGCACCGACCCGACGGTCACCGACGCGGCGCTCGCGCTCGGCTTCCTCGACCCCGGCGACTTCCTCGGCGGCGAGATGGACACCGCGGCCGAGGACGCCATCGACGGCGTCCGGGAGACGCTCGCGGACCCCCTCGACACGACCGTCGAGGACGCCAGTCGCGGCGTCTTCGACGTCGCGCTGGCTACCACCGTCGGCGCAATCCGGGAGATAACTGTCGAGAAGGGCCTCGACCCCCGGGACTTCTCCATGCTGGCCTACGGCGGCGCCGGCCCGATGTTCGTCCCGCTCGTCGCGCGGGAACTCGGCGTGAAGGAGGTCGTCGTGCCGCAGGCGCCCTCGGTGTTCTCCGCGTGGGGGATGCTGATGGCGGACGTCGTCTACGACTTCTCCCAGACGATGATCGCCGTCCTCGACGACGTCGACGTGGAGACGCTCGAGGCGGCGTTCGAGGACCTGGAGGCCGAGGGCGGCGAGACGCTCGCCGACGAGGGCATCGGCGAGGACCGCCGGCGCCTCGAGCGCACCATCGAGATGCGCTACCTCGGGCAGGAACACACCGTCGAGGTGGACGCCGACGGCGTCGCCGACCTCGACGAACTCGCGGACCGGTTCGAGGCCCAGCACGAGACGCGCTACGGCCACACGATGAACGACCCGGTCCAGGTCGTCCACCTGCGGGTGCGCGCCATCGGCGAGAACGACAAACCGACGCTCGACCCGCAGCAGCCCCGGGACGGCCCGCTCGAGGCGGCCGGAAGCCGGGAAGCGTACTGTTTCGCCGCGGGCGAGTTCCGCGAGTTCGACGTCTACGAGCGCGGGGACCTCGCGCCCGGTGACGAACTCGACGGCCCCGCGGTCGTCACCGAACCAACGACGTCGCTGGTCTTCCACTCCGACCAGTCGGCGACCGTTGACGACTACGGACACATCGTCGTCACCAGGGAGGACGAACAATGAGCACCCAGGACATCGACGCGGCCACCGTCGAGGTCGTCCGGAACTACCTCACGTCGGCCGCCACCGAGATGCAGCGCACGCTGATCAGGACAGCCTACAACACCATCATCTACGAGATCCTCGACTTCGGCATCTCCGTCTTCGACCGGGACCTCAACCTCATCGCCGACTCCCCCGGTCTCGCGCTGTTCCTCGGCGCGAACGACTACGGCATCGAGAAGGCCGTCGAACACGTCGGCGAGGAGAACATGGACCCCGGGGACGTGTTCATCATGAACTACCCCTACTGGAGCGGCACGCACACCCTCGACGTGCTCCTGTTCGCGCCGGTGTTCCACGACGAGGAACTCATCGGTTACACGACCTGTCGCGCCCACTGGCTCGACCTCGGCGCGAAGGACTCCGGCTACGTCCTCGACTCGACGGACGTCCACCAGGAGGGCGTGCTCTTCCCCGGCACGAAGGTGTACAAGGGTGGCGAACCGGACCCAGAGATCATGGACATCATCCGGTTCAACTCCCGGATGCCCGAGAAGGTCGTCGGCGACCTGAACGCGCAGGTCGCGGCGGTCCGCACGGGCGAACAGCGCCTCCAGGAACTGTACGAGAAGTACGGCGCGGACACCGTCGAGACCGCCGTCGACAAGATCCTCGACCACGGCGAGCAGACCGCCCGCGAGGCTGTCGAGGAACTGCCGGACGGCACGTGGTCCGCCACCGGCTACGCCGACGGCATCCACCGCGACGACGACGACCTCATCAAACTCCACGCCGAGGTCACCATCGACGGCGACGAGTTCGCTGTCGACTTCTCGGGTTCTTCCCCCGAGGTGGACGAACCCCTGAACATCCCGCCGGGGATGAGCGAGACCATCTGCAAGCTCACGTTCAAGACGCTCACGACGCCCGACGAGGACTCCAACGGCGGCCAGTACGAGCCGCTGACGATGCACGTCCCCGAGGACAACATTTTCAACGCGAGCTACCCCGCGCCGACGTTCACCGTTTGGACGGGCATCGTCGGCATCGACGTCGTCTACAAGGCGCTCGCGAAGGGGATGCCCGACCGGGTGCCCGCGAGTTCGGGGGGCGACCTCGCGGACATCATGCTGTACGGCGAGAACCCCGAGACCGGTCGCCCGTTCGTAGAGGCGAACAACGAGGGCGTCGGCTGGGGCGCGGGCGTGGGCCACGACGGCGCGAACGCGCTCATGCACATCAGCGAGACGATGGTCCGGAACATCCCCGTGGAGGTGTTCGAGAACAAGGCGCCCATCCGGTTCGACCAGCTGTCGCTGCGAGAGGACTCGGCCGGTCCCGGTAAGCACCGGGGCGGCCTCGGCATTCGCCGGGACTTCCGCGTGCTCGAACCCGTCGGCGCGCTCTCCATCATCCAGAAGACCCGCACCGACAACTGGGGGATGGACGGCGGTGAGCCCGGGAAGAAGAACGTCGTCGTCCTCGACTCCGACGAGCCGGACTTCGACGAGCGCGTCGAGGTGCTCGTGGACAACGACCACCTCCACGAGGGTGAGGGGAGACACGTCGGGATGTTCCGCGGGAACTTCGCGCCCGGCGAGGTCATCTCCAACCGCACCGCCGGCGGCGGCGGCTACGGCGAGCCGTTCGAACGCGACCCCGAGAACGTGCTCGAGGACTACCGCGACGGCTACGTCTCCCAGGACGCCGCCCGCGAGCAGTACGGCGTCGCCATCACGGACGACGGCGAGATCGACGACGAGACGACGGCCGACCTGCGGGGACGTCAATGACCGACCTCCTCTGGATCGACCCGGTCGGCCACGACGACTTCTCGGGCGACATCGGGGCGATTCTCGATTCGGCCGGCCGCTCGGACACCAACGTCGACGTGACGTCGCTCGACCGCGGCCCCCACCACGTCGAGTACCACTACTACGAGGCGCTCGTAACGCCGGACGTCCTCCACACGGTGAAGCGCGCTGAGAACGATGGCTACGACGCCGTCGTCATCGGCTGCTTCTACGACCTCGCGCTGGAGGAGGCCCGCGAGGTGAGCGACGCGATGCCGGTCGCCGCGCCGGCGGAAGCGACGACGCACCTCGCGACGACGCTGGGGGATTCGTTCTCCGTCGTCGTGGGCCGCCAGAAGTGGGTGCCCCAGATGCGCGACCGCGTCCGCAAGTACGGCTTCGGCGACCACCTCGCGTCGTTCCAGACCGCCGACCTGGGCGTCCTCGACTTCCAGGCCGACCCGGAGACAACCCAGCGCCGCCTCCGGGAGGCCGCGACGGCGGCCGTCGAGGAGGACGACGCTGAGGTCGTCATCCTCGGCTGCACCGCGGAGTACGGCTTCTTCGAGGACCTCCAGGACGACCTCGGCGTCCCGGTCCTCGACGCGGTGACGGCGCCGTTCAAGTACGCCGAACTGCTCGCCGAACTCGCCGACTTCGGGTGGACCCACAGCAAGGCCGGCGGCTACGAGTCGCCGCCCGTCTCGGAGATCGCCGAGTGGGGCATCGAGGACGACTACGAGAACGCCGACGTGTGGACGAGAGGTGAGGAGGAGTGAGCGACCGGGAGCGCGTGGCGGCCTGCCAGGACCGCCTCGACAGCGCCGACGCCGACGCAGTCGTGCTGTTCCCGAGCACCGACATGGACTACCTCTCGGGGTTCACGGACGAACCGATGGAGCGCCACCTGTTCCTCTTCGTTGGGCGGACCGGCGACCCGCTGTTCGTCGCCCCCGAGATGTACGACGCGCATATCCGCCACGATTCGTGGGTCGACGACGTTCGGACGTACGCCGACGGCGAGGACCCGCTCCTGCTGCTCGAACACGTCGCCGACGAACTCGGGTTCAGGGGCGGCCGCGTCCTCCTCGACGACCGCATGTGGGCGCGGTTCAGCCAGGACTTCCGCGAACTGTTCCCGACCACCGAGTTCGGCCTCGCTAGCGAGGTGCTCGAACCGCTCCGTCTGCGCAAGGACGCCGCGGAACTCGACGCGCTCCGGCGCGCCGGCGAGGTGGCCGACGCCGCGATGCGCGACGTCCGGGAACTCGGGGCGGACGCAGTGGGGATGACCGAAGCGGACCTCGCGAACTACGTCGAGGAGCGCCTCGCCGCCCACGGCGGCACGGGGACGTCCTTCGAACCAATCGTCGGCAGCGGCCCGAACGGCGCCAAGCCCCACCACCGGCAGTCCGACCGCGAAATCGAGTCGGGGGACCCCGTGGTGTTCGACTTCGGAACGCGCGTCGACGGCTACCCCAGCGACCAGACCCGAACGGTCGTCTTCGACGGTGAACCCCCCGACGAGTTCGAGGCGGTCCACGACGTCGTCCGCGAGGCACAGCAGGCCGCCGTCGAGGCTGTCGAACCCGGGGTTCCAGCGGAAGCGGTCGATGCTGCCGCCCGCGAGGTCATCGAGGCCGCGGGCTACGGCGAGGCGTTCGTCCACCGCACCGGCCACGGCGTCGGCCTCGACGTCCACGAGGAACCCTACATCGTGGACGGCAACGACCAGTCGCTGGAGGCGGGGATGGTGTTCTCCGTCGAACCCGGCGTCTACCTCGAGGGCGAGTTCGGGGTGCGCATCGAGGACCTCGTGGCGGTCACGGAGAACGGCTGTGACCGGCTGAATCACACGGAGCGCGGTTGGCGGGCGTAGGAACGGGCCGTCCGTCTGGCTCTCGCCCGCCCGACTCGTCCGGCCCCGGGCCAGTTCTGTTCCCCAAGTTTCGACCTGGAAACAGCACGGGCTCCTCCACGTACATACCCTTTCTCGGAGCTCCACGGCCAGGAGTCAGATTGGACGGTGTCCGTGAGGCGTTCGCAAGTTCCTGTCCCCGTGGAGTCCAGTCGCTCACCGCCACTTCTGGATCTTCCCCCAGCGGAGGCTCGTCCAGCATGATCTACGGGCTTTCGCTGCTACACCGCCTGACTGGCGGCTACTTCTCGGAGGACGGACGGAGGTCCTCGACGGAACGCTCGTGTTTCTCCTTCTGGAGGTATCTCTCGATTCGCACCCTGTCTTCGTCCGTGATGCCGTACCCATCGTCCTGGCCGTCCGTTTTTTCGCCCATCGCTCATCCCGGTTGGCCTACAGGTCACGCATGAATAGTTACTTTCCCTAATCGATTAACCGGGGGAAAGGGGGAGAGATGGTGTTCGAGCGCCTTCCCGACCGTTCTTCGACTTCGTTGGCTCCTCACGTTCGTTCGTCGCGTGTGTGAGTGGGTTCGGGCGGATTTGAACCACCGACCTCGGCCTTGTAAAGGCCGCGTCATAACCAACTAGACCACGAACCCGCACCCGAAAGGAACTGTCGCGCGGCAAAAACGGTTTCCCTTCGTCGGAACGACCAAACCGTCGGAAACCGTACGTCTGGACATGGCCCGGCGCTTGTTCGCAGTGCTCGTCCTCGCGCTGCTCGCGGCGGTCGCCCTCGTCTACGTCGGGTTCTCCCCGGACACGGGCGCGGAGGTGACCGTGCGGGACGGCGGCGCTCAGACGACCGTCGACGGGACCGCAACGGGGAACGACAGCGGTGCAGGGAACGCCTCGGTACGGGTCGCCGACGACGGCGGACAGATTCTCGGGAACGTCTCCGTCAGAATCGCGGACGACCCACAGGAGCGCTACACGGGACTGAGCGAGACGAAGTCCCTCGGGCCGAACGAGGGGATGCTGTTCGTCTACCCCCAGGAGGGGAGCCACACCTACGTGATGCGGTCGATGGACTTCCCCATCGACATCGTGTTCGTGGGCGCGAACGGCACCATCACCGAAATCCACCACGCGCCGGTCGAGGAGGACAACGAGAACCTGACGGGGTACACGGGCCGCGGGAAGTGGGTGCTGGAGGTGCCGTACAACTGGACCGTCGAGCACAACGTGACAGTCGGCGACGAAATCGACGTCGAGCGCTGACCGTGTTTCGGTTCGTAGGAAAGTCTTTTTGCGAACGATTCCTACTGCTGAGAGGATGAGTACCGCCACAGAAGACGACGACCCCTTCGAAGACCAGCGGGAGAAGGTCGACAACGCGATGTACCGCCTGTTCGACGAGTACGGGCGGGACAACTGGTTCGCGGCGCTCGTCGGCGTCCTGGCCAGCGTCTTCGCCCGCGTGCTCGACCTCATTCCCGCCATCATGCTGGGGTACGCCGTCGACGCCCTGACAGGGGGCCAGACGTTCCTCCCGTTCCTTCCCGACTCTCTCCGTCCGCCGACCCGCGAGATGGAGCTCTACTGGACTGTCGCCATCATCTCCGGTGCGTTCCTCGTCGGTGCCGGCTTCCACTGGCTGCGCAACTGGGGCTGGAACTCCTTCTCCCAGCACATCCAGCACGCGGTGCGGACGGACACGTACAACAAGATGCAGCGCCTGAAC
Encoded proteins:
- a CDS encoding N-methylhydantoinase, translated to MTRDTNTQRVAVDIGGTFVDAITFDRETGAVELEKAATTPDQPSNGVLDSVDKVGADLPTTEAFVHGTTLGLNAVLERDGARTGIITNEGFTDVHEIGRTNLERDSMYDINYQKPESMVPRRRRLGVPGRLDADGAVVEELDEDAVRDAAAELVEERDVDAIAICFLHSYQNGQHERAAADVVREAHPDVSVSVSSDITGEYREYERTSTAVLDSYIKPIFENYVDTLDGALADAGFEESFFITRSGGGTLTAESAKTAPVHTILSGPAGGLIGASQVGSITGRDNLITVDMGGTSLDAAVVEDGSPVVKYDSTLEHQPMLIPVYDIRTIGAGGGSIAWLDGDLLKVGPESAGADPGPICYDNGGTDPTVTDAALALGFLDPGDFLGGEMDTAAEDAIDGVRETLADPLDTTVEDASRGVFDVALATTVGAIREITVEKGLDPRDFSMLAYGGAGPMFVPLVARELGVKEVVVPQAPSVFSAWGMLMADVVYDFSQTMIAVLDDVDVETLEAAFEDLEAEGGETLADEGIGEDRRRLERTIEMRYLGQEHTVEVDADGVADLDELADRFEAQHETRYGHTMNDPVQVVHLRVRAIGENDKPTLDPQQPRDGPLEAAGSREAYCFAAGEFREFDVYERGDLAPGDELDGPAVVTEPTTSLVFHSDQSATVDDYGHIVVTREDEQ
- a CDS encoding N-methylhydantoinase, translating into MSTQDIDAATVEVVRNYLTSAATEMQRTLIRTAYNTIIYEILDFGISVFDRDLNLIADSPGLALFLGANDYGIEKAVEHVGEENMDPGDVFIMNYPYWSGTHTLDVLLFAPVFHDEELIGYTTCRAHWLDLGAKDSGYVLDSTDVHQEGVLFPGTKVYKGGEPDPEIMDIIRFNSRMPEKVVGDLNAQVAAVRTGEQRLQELYEKYGADTVETAVDKILDHGEQTAREAVEELPDGTWSATGYADGIHRDDDDLIKLHAEVTIDGDEFAVDFSGSSPEVDEPLNIPPGMSETICKLTFKTLTTPDEDSNGGQYEPLTMHVPEDNIFNASYPAPTFTVWTGIVGIDVVYKALAKGMPDRVPASSGGDLADIMLYGENPETGRPFVEANNEGVGWGAGVGHDGANALMHISETMVRNIPVEVFENKAPIRFDQLSLREDSAGPGKHRGGLGIRRDFRVLEPVGALSIIQKTRTDNWGMDGGEPGKKNVVVLDSDEPDFDERVEVLVDNDHLHEGEGRHVGMFRGNFAPGEVISNRTAGGGGYGEPFERDPENVLEDYRDGYVSQDAAREQYGVAITDDGEIDDETTADLRGRQ
- a CDS encoding hydantoin racemase, with amino-acid sequence MTDLLWIDPVGHDDFSGDIGAILDSAGRSDTNVDVTSLDRGPHHVEYHYYEALVTPDVLHTVKRAENDGYDAVVIGCFYDLALEEAREVSDAMPVAAPAEATTHLATTLGDSFSVVVGRQKWVPQMRDRVRKYGFGDHLASFQTADLGVLDFQADPETTQRRLREAATAAVEEDDAEVVILGCTAEYGFFEDLQDDLGVPVLDAVTAPFKYAELLAELADFGWTHSKAGGYESPPVSEIAEWGIEDDYENADVWTRGEEE
- a CDS encoding peptidase codes for the protein MSDRERVAACQDRLDSADADAVVLFPSTDMDYLSGFTDEPMERHLFLFVGRTGDPLFVAPEMYDAHIRHDSWVDDVRTYADGEDPLLLLEHVADELGFRGGRVLLDDRMWARFSQDFRELFPTTEFGLASEVLEPLRLRKDAAELDALRRAGEVADAAMRDVRELGADAVGMTEADLANYVEERLAAHGGTGTSFEPIVGSGPNGAKPHHRQSDREIESGDPVVFDFGTRVDGYPSDQTRTVVFDGEPPDEFEAVHDVVREAQQAAVEAVEPGVPAEAVDAAAREVIEAAGYGEAFVHRTGHGVGLDVHEEPYIVDGNDQSLEAGMVFSVEPGVYLEGEFGVRIEDLVAVTENGCDRLNHTERGWRA